Proteins co-encoded in one Rudaeicoccus suwonensis genomic window:
- a CDS encoding enoyl-CoA hydratase family protein, whose protein sequence is MTTPLVHRGVEAGVATLTLDNPRNRNALSRQLVAELLDGLAAAEADDSVRVVVLRAEGPSFCSGADLAEASTDGMAQGAQQLIDIQRAIVAATKPVVVRLHGPVRAGGLGIVGAADIVISADTVSFAFTEALLGLAPAAISLTTLPRLTSRAAARSFLTGQTFDAAAAVQMGLISEAVAPDVLDAAVDAVVADLLLASPQGLRETKALLSGSLIADIDARRDDVAAQSARLFASDEARAAMQAFLQRRKKA, encoded by the coding sequence ATGACTACACCTCTGGTTCATCGTGGCGTCGAGGCCGGCGTCGCGACGCTGACGCTGGACAACCCGCGCAATCGCAACGCGCTCAGCCGTCAACTGGTCGCCGAGCTCTTGGACGGCCTGGCCGCCGCCGAAGCCGACGACTCGGTGCGGGTGGTCGTGCTGCGCGCGGAGGGCCCGAGCTTCTGCTCCGGAGCCGATCTCGCCGAAGCCAGCACGGACGGTATGGCGCAAGGCGCGCAACAGCTGATCGACATACAGCGCGCGATCGTGGCCGCAACCAAGCCGGTGGTCGTGCGGTTGCACGGTCCGGTGCGCGCGGGCGGGCTGGGCATTGTCGGTGCCGCGGACATCGTGATCTCTGCGGACACAGTGAGTTTCGCGTTCACCGAAGCGCTGCTCGGTCTGGCACCGGCGGCGATCTCCCTGACGACGCTGCCCCGACTGACCAGCCGCGCCGCTGCGCGCAGCTTCCTCACCGGTCAGACCTTCGACGCTGCCGCAGCCGTGCAGATGGGGCTCATCTCCGAGGCGGTGGCTCCGGACGTGCTGGACGCTGCGGTCGATGCCGTCGTCGCCGACCTGCTGCTGGCGAGCCCCCAGGGCCTGCGCGAGACCAAGGCGCTGCTCAGCGGGTCACTCATCGCCGACATCGACGCGCGTCGTGACGACGTGGCGGCGCAGTCTGCCCGACTGTTCGCATCGGACGAGGCACGCGCGGCCATGCAGGCCTTCCTGCAGCGGCGCAAGAAAGCCTGA
- a CDS encoding ABC transporter ATP-binding protein — protein MAMHGGWMMMRSLSQDDAAKHAKLKPGTTKRVLGYAAPYRRSIIVFLVLVVFDALLVVATPLILKEIVDRGVGHKDTRIVVWLAVLAGIVAIVDAGLGIVERWISARLGEGLIYDLRGEVFSHVQRQPIAFFTRAQTGALVTRLNSDVIGAQTAFTSVMSNVVSNVVSVAVILVAMAALSWQITLASLLLVPFFLIPTRILGRKLAGLTRGQMVENADLGARMTERFNVAGALLVKLFGRPDEEDREYAERAARVRDFGVSIAVQRAVFLVGLTLLATLATAIVYGMGGVMAVRGELTVGTLLALAALLGRLYSPLTQLSSVRIDIMTALVSFERVFEVLDLKPLVREIDRPTRLPEGPLAVEMTNVSFRYPMADEISIASLETVLSRDKGDGDTVLRGVSFTAAPGQMVALVGPSGAGKTTTVGLLSRLYDPTSGVVRVGGVDLREAALESVRDRIGVVTQEAHMFHDTIRANLLYARPEATEAEVEQALRDAQVWDLVSRLPYGLDTLVGDRGHRLSGGEKQRLAIARLLLKEPSVIVLDEATAHLDSESEVAVQRALDTALRGRTSIVIAHRLSTVRDADQILVVDGGRIVERGGHEELLRAGGVYAELYRTQFREEPSADLP, from the coding sequence ATGGCGATGCACGGCGGCTGGATGATGATGCGTTCGCTGTCCCAGGACGATGCGGCGAAGCACGCCAAACTCAAGCCGGGTACGACCAAGCGCGTGCTGGGATATGCGGCGCCATACCGACGTTCGATCATCGTCTTCTTGGTGCTGGTGGTCTTCGACGCACTGCTGGTGGTCGCAACTCCGTTGATACTCAAGGAGATTGTCGACAGGGGAGTCGGGCACAAGGACACCCGCATCGTGGTGTGGCTCGCCGTGCTGGCCGGCATCGTGGCGATCGTGGACGCCGGTCTCGGCATCGTCGAACGCTGGATCTCGGCACGTCTGGGCGAAGGTCTGATCTACGACCTGCGTGGTGAAGTGTTCTCGCACGTGCAGCGCCAACCGATCGCCTTCTTCACCCGGGCGCAGACCGGCGCGTTGGTGACCCGGCTGAACTCGGACGTCATCGGTGCGCAGACCGCGTTCACCTCGGTGATGTCGAACGTCGTGTCCAATGTCGTCAGCGTCGCCGTCATCCTGGTCGCGATGGCGGCGCTGTCGTGGCAGATCACGCTTGCCTCGCTGCTGCTGGTGCCCTTCTTCCTCATCCCGACCCGCATCCTGGGTCGCAAGCTCGCCGGGCTGACTCGTGGCCAGATGGTCGAGAACGCCGATCTCGGCGCGCGGATGACCGAGCGCTTCAACGTCGCCGGCGCGCTGTTGGTGAAGCTGTTCGGCCGTCCCGACGAGGAAGACCGTGAGTATGCCGAACGTGCTGCGCGGGTACGGGATTTCGGCGTCAGCATCGCCGTGCAGCGAGCGGTCTTCCTGGTGGGTCTGACACTGCTCGCGACGCTCGCGACAGCGATCGTCTACGGCATGGGTGGCGTCATGGCGGTGCGCGGCGAACTGACCGTCGGCACCCTGCTGGCGTTGGCTGCGCTGCTTGGACGGCTCTACTCTCCACTGACCCAGTTGTCGAGCGTGCGCATCGACATCATGACCGCTCTGGTGTCCTTCGAGCGGGTCTTCGAGGTGCTGGATCTCAAGCCGCTGGTGCGCGAAATCGACCGTCCCACAAGGCTTCCCGAAGGACCGCTGGCGGTCGAGATGACCAATGTGTCGTTCCGCTACCCGATGGCGGACGAGATCTCGATCGCCTCGCTGGAAACCGTGCTCAGTCGAGACAAGGGTGACGGCGACACCGTGCTGAGGGGCGTGTCGTTCACTGCGGCTCCAGGGCAGATGGTCGCCCTCGTCGGTCCATCCGGCGCCGGCAAGACCACCACCGTCGGGCTTCTCTCGCGCCTCTACGACCCGACGTCGGGGGTTGTCCGCGTCGGTGGAGTCGACCTGCGCGAGGCGGCGCTGGAATCGGTGCGTGACCGTATCGGTGTGGTGACCCAGGAAGCCCACATGTTCCACGACACGATCCGCGCAAACCTGTTGTACGCACGTCCCGAGGCGACGGAGGCCGAGGTGGAGCAGGCATTGCGCGATGCGCAGGTGTGGGACCTGGTCAGCCGGCTGCCCTACGGTCTCGACACCCTGGTGGGCGACCGCGGTCACCGGCTCTCCGGTGGCGAGAAGCAGCGCCTGGCCATCGCGCGGCTGCTCTTGAAGGAACCATCGGTGATCGTCCTGGACGAGGCGACCGCCCACCTCGACAGCGAGTCGGAGGTTGCTGTGCAGCGCGCACTCGACACGGCTCTGCGTGGACGCACCTCGATCGTGATCGCCCACCGGTTGTCGACGGTGCGCGACGCTGACCAGATCCTCGTCGTCGACGGCGGGCGGATCGTCGAACGCGGCGGCCACGAGGAACTCCTCAGGGCGGGCGGCGTGTATGCCGAGTTGTACCGCACCCAGTTCCGTGAGGAGCCGTCGGCGGATCTACCGTGA
- a CDS encoding SURF1 family protein, with amino-acid sequence MFRLLLTRRWMTWLLLSILAGVVSYYLGMWQWGRYESKSLLQHQVSDNYNATPKPIGVVLPTEQSTLNKRDKWTQVKLTGSYDSSKLLLVRNRPNDTYYGYEVVIPFEQTDGSTVLVDRGWIPNGNTAAAPNSIPPTPSGTVTVIGWVQPGEANEEKKPVPGQVASINIPEIEQITGETMYSQVYVLMRSETTASGASPARPDPLPAPDPGSYAGINFSYALQWWAAMIGGVIFVLERCRREHDEMVNGPRAKRPKKVRIWDEEDA; translated from the coding sequence GTGTTCCGCCTGCTCCTGACTCGTCGTTGGATGACCTGGTTACTGCTGTCGATCCTGGCGGGAGTCGTCAGTTACTACCTCGGCATGTGGCAGTGGGGGCGGTACGAGTCGAAGTCACTGTTGCAGCACCAGGTGTCCGACAACTACAACGCCACCCCCAAGCCGATCGGCGTCGTGCTGCCCACCGAGCAGTCCACGCTGAACAAACGCGACAAGTGGACCCAGGTCAAACTCACCGGCAGCTACGACAGCTCGAAACTGCTGCTGGTGCGCAATCGGCCCAACGACACGTATTACGGGTACGAGGTCGTCATACCGTTCGAGCAGACCGACGGATCGACGGTCCTGGTCGACCGCGGCTGGATCCCTAACGGCAACACCGCTGCAGCCCCCAACTCGATCCCGCCCACACCGTCCGGCACGGTCACCGTCATCGGCTGGGTGCAGCCGGGCGAGGCGAACGAGGAGAAGAAGCCGGTGCCCGGTCAGGTCGCCTCGATCAACATTCCCGAGATCGAGCAGATCACCGGCGAGACGATGTACTCCCAGGTCTACGTGTTGATGCGCTCGGAGACGACCGCCTCGGGTGCATCCCCCGCCCGGCCGGACCCGCTCCCCGCGCCCGACCCGGGCTCTTATGCCGGTATCAACTTCAGCTACGCCCTGCAGTGGTGGGCGGCGATGATCGGCGGCGTGATCTTCGTGCTCGAGCGTTGCCGACGCGAGCACGACGAGATGGTCAACGGTCCGCGGGCCAAGCGGCCCAAGAAGGTCCGCATCTGGGACGAAGAAGACGCCTGA
- the fabI gene encoding enoyl-ACP reductase FabI, with protein sequence MAGIVEGKKLLITGITMESSIAFHVARIAQEQGAEVVISSFGRVMRITQTISKRLPVTPELVQLDVTDDDDLSSLADRLRAVGFDSLDGVLHSIGFAPPGAFNFMEGTWEDASTALHASAYSLKSLATAALPLMTSGSSLVGLTFDAKFAWPVYDWMGVAKAAFESTNRYLARDLGAHGIRSNLVAAGPIRTTAAKSIPGFEQFERVWGDRAPLGWDITDPTPAARACVALMSGWFPATTGEIVHVDGGVHAMGQ encoded by the coding sequence ATGGCGGGCATCGTCGAGGGCAAGAAACTGCTGATCACCGGCATCACGATGGAGTCGTCGATCGCCTTCCACGTCGCGCGCATCGCGCAGGAGCAGGGCGCCGAAGTCGTCATCAGCTCGTTCGGGCGGGTCATGCGCATCACCCAGACGATCAGCAAGCGGCTGCCGGTGACGCCCGAACTGGTGCAGCTGGATGTCACCGACGACGACGACCTTTCATCGCTGGCGGACCGTCTGCGTGCCGTCGGTTTCGACTCGCTCGACGGTGTGCTGCACTCCATCGGCTTCGCTCCGCCCGGCGCCTTCAACTTCATGGAAGGCACGTGGGAGGACGCCTCGACCGCGCTGCACGCCTCGGCATACTCCCTGAAATCCCTTGCCACTGCGGCACTTCCGCTGATGACGAGCGGCTCGTCGCTGGTGGGTCTGACGTTCGACGCGAAGTTCGCCTGGCCGGTCTACGACTGGATGGGAGTGGCGAAGGCGGCCTTCGAGTCGACCAACCGCTATCTGGCGCGCGACCTCGGCGCCCACGGAATCCGGTCGAATCTCGTTGCGGCAGGCCCGATTCGGACCACCGCCGCGAAGTCGATCCCCGGCTTCGAGCAGTTCGAACGCGTGTGGGGTGACCGCGCGCCGCTCGGCTGGGACATCACCGATCCGACCCCGGCGGCACGGGCCTGCGTGGCGCTGATGTCCGGCTGGTTCCCGGCAACGACGGGCGAGATCGTGCACGTCGACGGCGGCGTCCACGCGATGGGCCAGTAG
- the moaA gene encoding GTP 3',8-cyclase MoaA, producing MSNLRPVSPGLPDGFGRVATDLRVSVTDRCNLRCSYCMPAEGLDWLPKPEMLTDDELVRVISVFVRLGVTSIRFTGGEPLLRRSLVDVVRRVGELTPRPRMAMTSNAIGLDRLAAPLAEAGLDRINISLDTSSPERFAELTRRDRFHDVERGIKAAQDAGLAPVKINAVAMRDPSGRDDPAQLLQWCLDRGLDLRFIEQMPLDAQHAWDRESMMTSDELRELLEARFTLTPLPDESRGSAPARLFLVDGGPATVGVIASVSEPFCAACDRVRLTADGQVRNCLFARTEDDLRAPLREGASDEELAALIQRTMMRKARGHGIGEPTFRQPDRPMSSIGG from the coding sequence ATGAGCAACCTCCGACCAGTGTCACCCGGGCTGCCGGACGGCTTCGGTCGTGTGGCGACCGACCTGCGTGTGTCGGTCACCGACCGCTGCAACCTGCGGTGCTCGTACTGCATGCCCGCGGAGGGCCTGGACTGGCTGCCGAAACCGGAGATGCTCACCGACGACGAACTTGTCCGGGTCATCAGCGTCTTCGTCCGGCTCGGCGTGACGTCCATCCGGTTCACCGGAGGTGAGCCGTTGCTGCGGCGGTCGCTGGTCGATGTCGTGCGTCGGGTCGGCGAACTCACCCCACGCCCACGTATGGCGATGACTTCCAACGCGATCGGTCTCGACCGGCTCGCGGCGCCGTTGGCCGAGGCGGGGCTCGATCGGATCAACATCTCCCTGGACACCTCGTCGCCCGAGCGCTTCGCCGAACTCACCCGGCGTGACCGGTTCCACGACGTGGAGCGGGGCATCAAGGCTGCCCAGGACGCCGGTCTTGCGCCGGTGAAGATCAACGCCGTCGCCATGCGCGACCCGAGTGGGCGCGACGACCCGGCGCAGTTGCTGCAGTGGTGCCTGGATCGCGGCCTCGACCTGCGCTTCATCGAGCAGATGCCGCTCGATGCCCAGCACGCCTGGGATCGTGAGTCGATGATGACGTCCGACGAGCTACGGGAGTTGCTCGAAGCGCGGTTCACCCTCACCCCGTTACCCGACGAGAGCCGTGGGAGCGCTCCTGCCCGGCTGTTCCTGGTCGACGGCGGTCCTGCGACCGTCGGAGTAATCGCGAGCGTCAGCGAGCCGTTCTGCGCCGCCTGTGACCGGGTCCGGCTGACCGCCGACGGTCAGGTGCGCAACTGCCTGTTCGCGCGCACCGAAGACGACCTGCGCGCACCGCTGCGGGAGGGCGCATCCGACGAGGAACTTGCCGCCTTAATACAGCGGACCATGATGCGCAAGGCACGCGGTCACGGGATAGGTGAGCCGACGTTCCGGCAGCCGGACCGGCCGATGTCCAGCATCGGCGGCTGA
- a CDS encoding tetratricopeptide repeat protein — translation MTHDGDNGATVTEIRVLEGPNLYFNRPAAKVTLHLPGYLAVGTEQLQALGRTLGVRRSEAGEPNTEARQRFVLRLVERVVRLLVRETGLTRLGVRVRPGTQLDEVIVAFALNSRGRAQAVGDALEPMLRSLLTHAGQGPALSEAAEAIRQQPVGEKVRPMRPKIPVVSVTGTNGKTTTTRLIAHLGMTAGLRTGWSSTDGVLVQGELIASGDYSGPGGARAVLRAPGVQFAVLETARGGMLQKGLGTAYNDVSVVTNVSADHLGLHGIETVDQLAEVKAIITKVTKPDGWVVLNGDDPRVWAMRSNASAKPWCFSIDPDSPSLREALDDHGRGITVMDGDIVLLLPGSSPDRLLAMRDVPVTLAGLSEQNVQNVLAATAAALGAGLPREAVVEGLRSFAPDAKHNPGRMNIYTLPLGGGGRATVILDMAHNEAGLDALLRVADGLRPPGAQLQLGLGTGGDRTDEILVNMGEQAGLHADRVQVVHKAHYLRGRTMENLEGFLRQGLSRAGMTPTASWRNELDGLHGLISACHDGDVLALMTHSDWQQLHTWLLAHGATSDTPATIRRKVTVARGEHEAETELQQLWQDDDAERRIVTAQALRTRFPRDGRVLYELAGTHDSAGHEAEALELYDDALRAGLPEPYHHRALIQKASTLRHLARLDESLGVLDQLLEQYPDNAAVVTFRALTLHDLGRDEEALRSTAGFLVATSADADVARYHRSLSRFTAAI, via the coding sequence ATGACGCACGACGGCGACAACGGCGCAACGGTCACCGAGATCAGGGTGCTCGAAGGGCCCAACCTCTATTTCAACCGGCCGGCCGCCAAGGTGACTCTGCACCTGCCGGGGTATCTCGCTGTCGGCACCGAGCAACTTCAGGCGCTCGGCCGCACTCTCGGGGTGCGGCGCAGTGAGGCCGGCGAACCGAACACCGAGGCGCGCCAACGTTTTGTGCTGCGCCTGGTCGAGCGAGTCGTGCGCCTGCTGGTGCGTGAGACCGGACTGACTCGTCTGGGCGTACGGGTGCGCCCCGGCACCCAACTCGACGAGGTCATCGTCGCCTTCGCGTTGAACAGTCGAGGTCGTGCCCAAGCCGTCGGTGACGCGCTCGAGCCGATGCTGCGCAGCCTGCTGACCCATGCCGGTCAGGGGCCGGCCCTGAGTGAGGCAGCCGAGGCGATCCGGCAGCAGCCGGTGGGGGAGAAGGTGCGGCCGATGCGGCCGAAGATCCCTGTCGTGTCGGTGACCGGCACCAACGGCAAGACCACGACAACCCGCCTGATCGCGCACTTGGGCATGACCGCGGGTCTGCGGACGGGGTGGAGTTCGACCGACGGCGTGCTGGTGCAGGGCGAGCTCATCGCATCGGGGGACTACTCCGGCCCAGGTGGGGCGCGCGCGGTGCTGCGGGCACCCGGTGTGCAGTTCGCGGTGCTGGAAACGGCCCGCGGGGGCATGCTGCAGAAGGGCCTCGGCACGGCATACAACGATGTGAGCGTCGTGACCAACGTGAGCGCAGATCACCTGGGGTTGCACGGAATCGAGACCGTCGACCAGTTGGCCGAGGTCAAGGCGATCATCACCAAGGTCACCAAGCCCGACGGGTGGGTCGTGCTCAACGGTGACGACCCACGTGTGTGGGCGATGCGGTCCAATGCCAGTGCCAAGCCGTGGTGTTTCTCGATCGACCCGGACTCGCCGTCGCTGCGCGAAGCCCTCGACGACCACGGGCGCGGCATCACGGTGATGGATGGCGACATCGTTTTGCTGCTGCCGGGCTCGTCGCCGGATCGCCTGCTCGCGATGCGCGACGTGCCGGTGACGCTTGCCGGGTTGTCCGAGCAGAACGTGCAGAACGTCCTGGCCGCGACCGCTGCGGCGCTCGGCGCAGGGCTGCCGCGGGAGGCGGTGGTCGAGGGTCTGCGCTCGTTCGCGCCCGACGCCAAGCACAACCCGGGCCGGATGAACATCTACACGCTGCCGCTCGGTGGTGGTGGCCGGGCGACGGTGATCCTCGACATGGCGCACAACGAAGCCGGCCTCGACGCGCTGCTGCGGGTGGCGGACGGTCTGCGGCCGCCGGGAGCGCAGCTGCAACTGGGGCTGGGCACCGGCGGCGACCGCACCGACGAGATCCTGGTCAACATGGGCGAGCAGGCGGGTCTGCACGCCGACCGGGTGCAGGTCGTGCACAAGGCGCACTACCTGCGTGGTCGCACCATGGAGAATCTCGAAGGCTTTCTGCGACAAGGGCTTTCGCGGGCCGGTATGACGCCGACGGCATCGTGGCGCAACGAGCTCGACGGACTGCACGGTCTCATCTCAGCGTGCCACGACGGCGACGTGCTGGCGTTGATGACACATTCGGACTGGCAGCAACTGCACACCTGGCTGCTCGCGCACGGTGCGACGAGTGACACCCCCGCGACCATCCGCCGCAAGGTGACGGTCGCGCGCGGTGAGCACGAGGCCGAGACCGAGCTGCAACAGCTGTGGCAGGACGACGATGCCGAGCGCCGAATCGTGACCGCGCAGGCATTGCGCACGCGGTTTCCGCGGGACGGTCGGGTGCTCTACGAACTCGCCGGCACACACGACTCTGCCGGCCACGAAGCCGAAGCCCTTGAGCTGTATGACGACGCCTTGCGTGCCGGTCTTCCCGAGCCGTACCACCACCGCGCGTTGATCCAGAAGGCGTCGACGCTGCGGCATCTCGCGCGACTCGACGAGTCGCTCGGCGTTCTGGATCAGTTGCTCGAGCAATACCCCGACAACGCCGCTGTGGTCACCTTCCGCGCGCTGACGTTGCACGACCTGGGTCGTGACGAGGAGGCCTTGCGCTCGACTGCTGGCTTCCTCGTCGCGACGAGCGCCGATGCAGACGTCGCGCGCTACCACCGGTCGTTGTCGCGGTTTACCGCAGCGATCTGA
- the fabG gene encoding 3-oxoacyl-ACP reductase FabG, whose product MSQSRGVLITGGNRGIGRAIAEAFIAAGDRVVVTSRGGDGPEGAHVVTCDVTDTASVDAAFTAAEEFLGGPVEVVVANAGITKDTLLMRMSDEDFDAVIDTNLAGAFRCARRASKGMIRLKRGRIIFISSVVGLYGGPGQANYASSKAGLVGLARSITRELGKRSITANVVSPGFIETDMTGELPEAQRAAYVEAIPAGRMARPEEVAAVVRFLASDDAAYISGAVIPVDGGLGMGH is encoded by the coding sequence ATGTCGCAGTCACGGGGAGTGCTCATCACGGGCGGGAACCGGGGGATCGGTCGGGCGATCGCGGAGGCCTTCATCGCAGCCGGCGATCGTGTCGTTGTGACCTCTCGTGGTGGCGACGGACCCGAGGGTGCGCACGTGGTCACGTGTGACGTGACCGACACCGCATCCGTGGACGCAGCCTTCACGGCGGCCGAGGAGTTCCTCGGTGGTCCCGTCGAGGTGGTCGTCGCCAACGCCGGCATCACCAAGGACACCCTGCTGATGCGGATGAGCGACGAGGATTTCGACGCCGTCATCGACACCAACCTGGCCGGCGCTTTTCGCTGCGCCCGGCGCGCATCGAAGGGGATGATCCGTCTCAAGCGCGGCCGAATCATCTTCATCTCCAGCGTGGTTGGGCTGTATGGCGGACCGGGTCAGGCCAACTACGCGTCGTCCAAAGCCGGCCTGGTCGGGCTGGCCCGATCGATCACCCGCGAGCTGGGCAAACGCTCGATCACCGCGAACGTCGTCTCGCCCGGCTTCATCGAGACCGACATGACCGGCGAACTGCCCGAAGCGCAGCGCGCGGCGTATGTCGAGGCAATCCCCGCCGGCCGGATGGCCCGCCCGGAGGAGGTCGCAGCGGTGGTGCGCTTCCTCGCATCCGACGACGCGGCATACATCTCCGGTGCGGTCATCCCCGTCGACGGTGGTCTCGGGATGGGCCATTGA
- a CDS encoding DUF3099 domain-containing protein: MPRHPEPSPVPSATNLPLARKHDQNIRMRNYLIAMGIRTLAFILAFLLDGPARWVCVVLAVILPEIAVIGANAANQKRVQVMGRRSPVDWVRHINAPRRSTDSSHTKS, encoded by the coding sequence ATGCCCCGTCACCCTGAACCGTCACCGGTGCCGTCGGCGACCAACCTTCCGCTGGCTCGCAAACACGACCAGAACATCAGGATGCGCAACTACCTGATCGCGATGGGCATCCGGACGCTGGCCTTCATCCTGGCGTTCCTGCTCGACGGGCCGGCCCGGTGGGTCTGTGTGGTGCTGGCCGTGATTCTGCCCGAGATCGCCGTGATCGGCGCCAATGCGGCCAACCAGAAGCGGGTCCAGGTCATGGGCCGACGCAGCCCGGTCGATTGGGTGCGTCACATCAACGCACCGCGCCGCTCCACGGACAGCAGCCACACCAAGTCGTGA